In the genome of Oncorhynchus gorbuscha isolate QuinsamMale2020 ecotype Even-year linkage group LG05, OgorEven_v1.0, whole genome shotgun sequence, the window TCCGGACAGTGAAACCATTTAAATCATCACTATCCTGTTTCTGAAATCATCAGTCAGGTGGCAACATTGACTTCTGACATCAATATGTGTCTTAAAATCAATAAgtaaatcaatatatatatatatatatatatatatatatatatatatgtataatttGCATACAGGGAGAGACCAAGAAATCTGGTCAGAATGTGGACACAGTGGATGGATAAGAGACATTTAAACACCACGTGTAAATGTACATCTGAAggtgtgggcacaatcagaatgtggacaagatcaggatgCATGTTAGCGCCAGGTATAAACAAGGCTTACAAGAGAGTGGGcacgagtgagagaaagaggaggtttAGCCAATCGTGTCTCTTAACATGTCCAGTCGTGTTTCTTAACAGTCTTTGTTCTGCTCTAAATACCTGATTGTTGATAGTCAGAGCTTGTCCTTTAATGAGACAGACATGCTAATGATCAACAGATTGTCAAAAACGGTGGTAATCTTTGCAGTGTCACAGCTACAGCTAAGAAAGTCCTATGCTAACACAACGTATTTGATGATAAGACCGGACAGGATAACTAGCTTCTAATTGGCAAGTAGTGCTTGTGTTTTCAAGCCTTTAGAGAGCTGGTGTTATTATCGGTTTGGATGTTAGGCTTCACTGTTAGATGGGGTtagtggtggtgctggtggtgggcTTGGTTGTTGGTGCTGAACAAGCCACTCTGTCAATGCCTCAGCCTCTCATAGCCTCCATCAATCTCTGCTACGCTGTGGAGGGAGGGAAATCACTCCTCATATTAACAGAGGCACGATTTGTGTCTGAGACCTAATGTGCTTTTATCAATCCCAAACTACGTCTTCTCAAGCTACGTATTCTTCGACTGCTGTTCCAATTCATGTAGGAAACAGGTAGGAAATATTTTCTTATGCCTGAATTTAGGCTAAGATGTGTCATAGATTGAGGTAGATTTAGATCAGGAAGAATATCCCGTGCAAAATAGAAATATCTAAATCTGTTGGCCGAGGACCAGTGCAttggagaggataaaagagagagtgtgttttgTAGTGTACATTGTGTGCATAGTcagggataggaggcagcagggtggagtggatggatggagggaaaggCATGTGATGCTGGACAGTGCTGCCATTGCCACAGATGGCTCAGGGAAACTACAGAGCTTACACCACCTAGATCAGCAGCTCACCTGTGGAGCCTGTGAAGGGACTTGCTTCCGCAGAGGAAGAACTGGGCACatcccaacacaaacacacacgcacacacacatacacacacacacaccacactgttaTGTTATTtacatagagtaccagtcaaacgtttggacacacctactcattccaggcaTTTTCcttatttttcctattttctacattgtagaataatcgtgaagacatcaaaactaggaaataacacatatggaatcatgtagtaaccaaaaaaatgttaaacaaatatttAGTAGCCactgatgacagttttgcacacttggcattctctcaaccaccttcataaggtagtcacctggaatgcatttcaatgaacatgtgtgccttgttcaaagttcatttgtggaatttctttccttcttaatgcgtttaagAAAATTAGTTGTattatgacaaggtaggggtggtatacagaagatagccctatttggtaaaagaccaaaaaGTCCATACTAAgggaagaacagctcaaataagcaaagagaaaagacagtctatcattactttaagacatgaaggtcagtcaatgaggaACATTGacaatttcttcaagtgcagtcgcaaaaaccatcaagcgctatgatgaaactggctctcatgaggaccaccacaggaaaggaagaccaagaaATCgtcaattaactgcacctcagattgcagcccaaataaatcattcaagttcaagtaacagacacatctcaacatcaactgttcagtggagactgcgtgaatcaggccttcatggtcgaattgctgtaaagaaaccaccactaaaggacaccaataagaagaagagacttgcttaggccaagaaacacgagcaatgaccattagaccggtggaaaactgtcctttggtctgatgagtccaaatgtgagatttttggttccaaccagtgtctttgtgagttggtgaacagatgatctccgcatgtgtggttcccaccgtgaagcatggaggaggaggtgtgatggtgctgtgtaaggtctattggaccaaaaaggagagtgatggagtgctgcatcagatgacctggcctccacaatcacccgattaTGATGGTTGGGATGcgctggaccgcagagtgaaggaaaagcagccaacaagtgttcagcatatgtggaaaagcattcctggtgactacgtcatgaagctggttgagagaatgccaagagtgtgcaaagctgtcatcaagcccAAATATTTGTTTaaattttttttggttactacatgattccatatgtgttatttcatagttttgatgtcttcactattattatacaatgtagaaaatagtaaaaaataaagaaagacccttgaatgagtaggtgtgtccaaacttttgactggtattgtatacactgagtatacaacacattaagaacaccttcctaatattgagttgcacctcacacccccttttgccctcagaacagcctcaattcttcagagcatggactctacaaggtgtcgaaagcattccacatggTTGCTGGCGCATGTTGACTCTAACActtcccaaagttgtgtcaagttggctggatgtcctttggatggtggaccattcttgatacacacgggaaactgttttgcgtgaaaaacccagcagcattgcagttctcgacacaaaccagtgtgcctggcacatactaccatacccggGTGAAAggtacttaaatcttttgtctggcccattcaccctctgagtggcacacatacactatctatgtctcaattgtctcaaggcttaaaattccttctttaacctgtctcctccccttcatctatactaattgaagtgtatttaacaagtggcttcaataagggatcatagctttcacctggattcacctggtcctggaaagagcaggtgttcttaatgttttgtaaactgaGTGTATACtaatctaaacacacacacatgcattcactCACACGCACAAACTCACACCAACATCTGCAGGTATATGCACAATAATGTATACACAGCACATTCATAACCACACACTGTTGCTCTTGTACGTAGCTCTACAGGCAATGGACGGTCTGACAGTGCCAGGGAGCTGAAAAAATGAGCTCCCTGTGCCAGCCCCGCAGTGCAGTGGACAGACCGGGCCATATGCTCCAGTCAGTGCTGTCATCTCTCCAGAGCTACAGGCCAGAAGGCAGAGGTCCTCCCTCGAGTCACCCACACCTCTCCTTGGGCTTTGGAGTACCTTGTATACCTTTAAAGATTTACAGTATATAGTATTTCGCTTTACTTCCAACTTTTGGACCGCCTAATGCGCCTGAATTCATGTGTCATAGTTGTGAATGCCTCTCTAGGCGTTGGAAAGTAACACATTCTGTGTCATATGCACCACAGGTGTTTCTGGAGAAGTCCCATGGTTCTCCATACTGTAGTTTCATCCTATGACTAATTAAGCCAAGATGACAAATTATACAACCATGCTCAGGGAAATGAATGTGTATGCAAACATACATTTACCTCATTTAGCAGAgaaacttacaggagcaattagggttaaatgcctggctcaagggcacatcggcagattttcACTTAGTCAGcccagggattcaaaccagtgccCTTTCGATTACTGGGCCAATGCTCttcaccgctaggctacctaccaccccatAAAGCATGTTGATGATTAAAAACAGCAGTAGACTGCAGGCAGGATTGATTAGACAATCTAAACAGGGCTAGGCTGTAGCGGTGTTATATCTGCCTTTGCTAGCTAATAATTCATCCTTTTTAGGATGCAACACCTTGTGTTAGCATCCTAAGGGACTTATAGTTCccataaagggggggggggtgattgcaACGTGAAGAATATTCTCACCGGAATCAGAGGGGGGATTCTCAGCTTGGTGAAACGCTCATGAAACCCTGGCGTGAAAACAGCTAAGCCCGCAGGTGTCCACAGCGCTGCCATACCTGGCAAACTCTCAACAAATGTCTGTATCAGCGTGTTTATTTAGAGAGAAAAGTCCTATTTTCAGTGTTTATGTGGAGCTGGTAGTTTGTTGAACCCTTGAAGGGATTAATAACATTGCTGAGCTGTGTGATGAATATcagacacacgtacacaaacagacacagacacacacacacacacagacacacacacacacagacacagacacacgcacacacacacacacacacacacacacacagacacttctgTAAGCTGAGACTCTCACCCTCTTTCCTGGATCAGCATGGTCATAATTTATTCATGAAAACGAGTAGGGGGAAAAAACTGCTGAAAGTAACCGGGGCAACAGCTGATAACTTGATATTCCTTCTGACTGGAGCTGACTAACAGTATGGGTTAGAAAGGTTGAGAGATATGTGGGTGTTATGTACATTATTTAGTGCAGCGTTTGCCAAAGTAGAGGTCGCGAACTCATGTGGGGTTGCCTGATTTGAAAATCTGGTAGCCATTATATGCGGTTGTAATAAACGGAGCGGTTTCTGTTTTCTTCCGACAAATGTCGCCCTATCTTTTGAACGGTTGAAACTACAAAAATATTATGACCCCATCACTGAACGATAAGATTATCAGGAACACATACAGGCCTTCTGTTTCCCTCTACGATGCCCACAAGCTACGCAGGGACAGAACAGAGTGGACAAGACCAGGCACTAAATCAGACTAGGGTGGAAAAAAACATCATTAATGGTTATGTTCTTTTCTACACAGAAGGTTATACAAAATGGTTGCCTGATGATCTTCTGAACTTCTCAATACAATTTTTTGACGCATTTTAGTCACTTCAAACTATACTTTCTTCAGATTGAAATACTGTCATAAATACTGTCGGACTGATTTATAATAGACTGTCTAATTATAAAAGTAAACATTTGCCGTTGATTCCATCACCTTTTGTTTTTACACGGTGGGGtcgcaaaacatttttttttttatgtcaaaATAGGGTCAAAGACCCCAAAATGTTTGGGAACTCCTGGTTTCGTGCTTTTGAAGGGCCCCAGTGCCCGGCAGTGATTACTAGCTAAACAAATCCTTCTCTACCCACAACATCCGGATAATTCAAGTAGTCAGGTGACCCCTGGTGAGTACTCATACTGCCCAGCTGTCTGCACAGCTATAGCCAATGATGCATAAGAGTATGGAATACAATCTACTCAATAACAGCACGTAACCAGAGGGAACAAATAAGATCATGCAATGTTTACCAATAAGAAGTGGGgcatcatcctcctcttcaactCTTAGAAGAAAGTATCTGAGATAAGACAATAAAGTAATTGAGAGATGCTGTATGCATCACCACTGGCTGCCAGTCGTGTCATCACCTCTCAAAACCTCTCAAGTAAGTTGCCGTTTCTGTGCCCACTGCTTTGACTTTGCTGTGTTATGCAGTCATTGCATAACCGAGCAATGCTACAGCATTGAGCGTTCCACGCACAGAGCCAGAGGGCGGAAAGGAGcgcattttttgttttgtttctttgGTTACACAGTTACAAAGTATCGCTCACCTTTTTTTACAAAGTATCTAAGATCATGCTCACCTTTTTAATCAAAAATCGTCGATCCAAGTAGAATAGGGGGGGAAAAGTTTTAGAATACAGTCAATGTTGTCTGTCAGGTTTCACTCTGGATTTGTACTGCTATATAGCAAATTAATGGCCCACTGTAGTCTTGCATAGAAAATGCCCGTATGAACCATTTTTGCACTATAGTACCGGCTAATGGCAAGTCCTGTTTTTGTCTGTAACCCCGGATCATGTGAAATGTttctgtcctgctgtgttctgGGGACGTTAAGTCTGTCTAAATGAGCCAGAGCACGGCTGGAGTCTAAAATAGCTCTGCACGCAGGCATACAGGCAGCCCTCTGTAGTACagtgatggagggtggagggagcaGAGGCCGGGGAGTTAGTCAGCTGCACGGTTCATTTGAAATCAAGCAGTCATTACTGAGACTCCTGAACAGCATCTTTTACTGTAGCACTGAGCACAGAGCACCACCCGAGGAGAGGACCCGCTACCTGACTCTGTATGAGCCTCTATGAGGAGCAGATACCTGACTGTATGAGTCTCTATCAGGAGCAGATACCTGACTGTATGAGCCTCTATGAGGAGCAGATACCTGACTGTATGAGTCTCTATCAGGAGCAGATACCTGACTGTATGAGTCTCTATCAGGAGCAGATACCTGACTGTATGAGCCTCTATGAGGAGCAGATACCTGACTGTATGAGTCTCTATCAGGAGCAGATACCTGACTGTATGAGTCTCTATGAGGAGCAGATACCTGACTGTATGAGTCTCTATGAGGAGCAGATACCTGACTGTATGAGTCTCTATCAGGAGCAGATTCTGAGTCTCTATCAGGAGCAGATACCTGACTGTATGAGTTTCTATCAGGAGCAGATACCTGACTGTATGAGTCTCTATGAGGAGCAGATACCTGACTGTATGAGCCTCTATGAGGAGCAGATACCTGACTGTATGAGTTTCTATCAGGAGTAGATACCTGACTGTATGAGTCTCTATCAGGAGCAGATACCTGACTGTATGAGTCTCCATGAGGAGCAGATACCTTACTGTATGAGTCTCTATCAGGAGCAGATACCTGACTGTATGAGCCTCTATGAGGAGCAGATACCTGACTGTATGAGTTTCTATCAGGAGCAGATACCTGACTGTATGAGTCTCTATGAGGAGCAGATACCTGACTGTATGAGCCTCTATGAGGAGCAGATACCTGACTGTATGAGTTTCTATCAGGAGCAGATACCTGACTGTATGAGTCTCTATCAGGAGCAGATACCTGACTGTATGAGTCTCCATGAGGAGCAGATACCTGACTGTATGAGTCTCTATCAGGAGCAGATACCTGACTGTATGAGCCTCTATGAGGAGCAGATACCTGACTGTATGAGTTTCTATCAGGAGCAGATACCTGACTGTATGAGTCTCTATCAGGAGCAGATACCTGACTGTATGAGCCTCTATGAGGAGCAGATACCTGACTGTATGAGTCTCTATCAGGAGCAGATACCTGACTGAGCCTCTATGAGGAGCAGATACCTGACTGTATGAGTTTCTATGAGGAGCAGATACCTGACTGTATGAGTCTCTATGAGGAGCAGATACCTGACTGTATGAGCCTCTATGAGGAGCAGATACCTGACTGTATGAGTCTCTATCAGGAGCAGATACCTGACTGTATGAGCCTCTATGAGGAGCAGATACCTGACTGTATGAGTCTCTATCAGGAGCAGATACCTGACTGTATGAGCCTCTATGAGGAGCAGATACCTGACTGTATGAGTCTCTATCAGGAGCAGATACCTGACTGTATGAGCCTCTATGAGGAGCAGATACCTGACTGTATGAGTCTCTATCAGGAGCAGATACCTGACTGTATGAGTCTCTATGAGGAGCAGATACCTGACTGTATGAGCCTCTATGAGGAGCAGATACCTGACTGTATGAGTCTCTATCAGGAGCAGATACCTGACTGTATGAGTCTCTATGAGGAGCAGATACCTGACTGTATGAGTCTCTATGAGGAGCATGAGTCTCTATGAGGAGCAGATACCTGACTGTATGAGTTTCTATCAGGAGCAGATACCTGACTGTATGAGCCTCTATGAGGAGCAGATACCTGACTGTATGAGTTTCTATCAGGAGCAGATACCTGACTGTATGAGTCTCTATCAGGAGCAGATACCTGACTGTATGAGTGAGGAGCAGATACCTGACATGAGGAGCAGATACCTGACTGTATGAGTCTCTATGAGGAGCAGATACCTGACTGTATGAGTCTCTATCAGGAGCAGATACCTGACTGTATGAGTCTCTATCAGGAGCAGATACCTGACTGTATGAGTCTCTATCAGGAGCAGATACCTGACTGTATGAGTCTCTATCAGGAGCAGATACCTGACTGTATGAGTCTCTATGAGGAGCAGATATCTGACTGTATGAGTCTCTATGAGGAGATACCTGACTGAGAGTAGCTCACATACTTTCATTTACCTCAAACCCATTTGAAACCTTCCAGAATAATGTTTAGAACAGAATGGGGTAATGTGATGGCagaaaatatacactgagtgtacaaaacattaggaataactccctaatattgagttgcacccccttttgccctcagaacagcctcaattcatctggacatggactctataaggtgtcgaaagtgttccacagtgATGCTGGGCCATGTTGAGTCCAATGCTTCtgacagttgtgtcaagttggatgtatgtcctttgggtggtggaccattcttgatacagacgggaaactgttgagcattaagaacccagcagcattgcagttcttgacacactcaaaccggtgcacctggcacctactaccatagcctgttcaaaggcacttaaatattttgtcttgcccattcactctctgaatggcacacacacacaatccatgtctcaattgtctcacagctttaaaaaaaatccttctttaaccagtctcctccccttcatctacactgattgaagtagatttaacaggtgacatcaataagggatcatagttttcacctggattcacctggttagtctatgtcatggaaagagcaggtgtccttaatgttttgtacactcagtgtatacctaATACACTTTATACCTGGCCTCATCTGATACATGAGAGCCATTGTGAATGTTCCTACTGTTCCGTTTAGCTAAACCTGCTACTGAAAATATTGTTTTCCCAGCCCTACGCAGAGGAAGTGGAACTCTCATCCAGTCTATCATTAATAAAGATCTCATTTACTCCGGCTCGCAATGCCTTCTCTCCTCATTAAACCTCTCAGTGTATCGCCCGGCCCAGCCCGGAGGTGACAGGCTTAAGTAATCCACAGCCACAGTGCCATTTGCCTTGCTTCCCCACACCCGCTCTTTGAGAGAGTGATGCTGTTTACAATTCCACAGATTCAATTATCCCGCTGTATTTGCCTCTATTCCCAGATATCCCCTGCGGTCGGGGTGGTAGAGAGCGATTTAGTGGGCGGTTCACACATATGACGATGGTCCGTGGCAAATGTATCTCAAGCCAGTCGGCCTGACTGACACCGTTttcgccctctctttctctctccgcttATTCCCTTTGTGTTACAGGGCCTCTATGGAGCCCGGCAGCTCTAGTAGCGTGGTTGTATGTGCTAGACAGACTTCCAGTGCACTGTGGGATTGTGGGTTATGTGAGAGCTGAAATAACTGTCCATTGGCAGGCTTTCCCATGGAAAGCACCAGACCAAGACTAGCAGCCGCCACACAGGAACAGAGCTCACAGTAGATAACAAGAGTCTCCTCTAACAGGCCTCTTTCACCGTTCAAATTTGGATTATGTTTAGTCACCAGACAGCCAGGACAGCAGTCATGTCATATTCATTGTCTCTTCTTATGCTAAACATTTAATTTGTGTTGATGTTGCTAACTACAAACATAGAATCCAGGTCCATCGGCATAGGCTAAATTGTTTGACCTACCACTGTTTGAAGGTTGGAGATATCCTTAGGCCTTTTGAAACCTCTTTTAAAATGTTACATGTTACATTTACCTGATATACTCGTCTTTATTTCAGCTATGATGAATGTGTGGGACCAGGTGCGACACAGATATACGTCCCCACAGATGACCCCCCTCCATACTCCCTCACGGACCCCTGTCAGCGGGGCCACCAGCAGGCCACCTACACCAGCCTGGAGATGGAGGAGCCGTCCACTGGAGCTGGGGCCTCTTGGGTGTCCGCCAGCAGCGCTGCCGCCTCCCACTACCCGATCGGACTGCACGAGCTCCGGCAGCAGCCAATATCCTCCATCTCCCAGTCAGCGTTCCCCCTGGAGGAGGCGCCCCCGTACGAGGTTGTGGTGAGCAGGCAGAACCAGCCCATCCCTCTGATGCCCATGGACCTGCTCAAACATCCCTCGGAGGACAGCCATAGTCCCCAGAGAGCCCTGGCTGTCGCACACAGAATCCTGTAGAGCTGACTGGGCTAGTCCACTCCAATGCTCTTCGTGTGGACAGCCACACCCCCCACCCCAGTCTAAGTAGGACAGCCTGAAATCTCTCTTCTGCTTCTTCCAGTGTCCCTTTGTGCATGACAGGCAGTATCAAAAGAGATGGACTTTCTGGACTGAAGCGGAAACTTTGGGTTGAACCTGAACTCTGAACCTGcaccttcctttccttccccctaCCTCTTGGACAAGCTGCGTCCCCCAACTCCCAAGATGTTAACCGCACcacttctcactctctctccctttactaCTGGGGCACTGCCATGACATCACAGGGCTACTACTGGCTACCTGGGGCTGGGAGTGTGGTCTTTCTGTCCAAAGGGAATTCACTTCATACTGTACAATGGTCTCAATTTAGGAGGCATTCACGCATTTAGGAAGCATTATCAAAGTCTGTTTttagcacacaaaaaaacactaGAGGTAACCTGAAGTGGTTTCACATAGATATTCTGTATGTACTGTTGGTTCTTGTTGTGTTGAAATGGAATCGCTCTTGATAAAAAACACTAATTTCACATTCCATCACATATCCATATGGTTTTATTAatattttctacctgcaaataatatttgatttataTTTAGTTGACTTTAGGACTCTGACAGTCTGTAAAATGTCCAGAAATTTCAACTGATAAATATACCCCAGTGTTATACACTGTTAAAAAAggttctatctagaacctaaaaggattCATTGGCTGTCCCTGTAAGAGAACCCTTTGAaggaccctttttggttccagctaGAACACGtttggttccacatagaaccttttccacagaaggttctacatggaaccaaatatggttctcctatgggtacAGTCGATGAATCGTTTTAGAAAAAACATTTTCTAAGAGTAGGTATTTTTTTTGCACTATTATTTGACATAAATTATTTTTGTGGTATATGGTTTTATAT includes:
- the LOC124035863 gene encoding protein BEAN1-like isoform X3, with the protein product MKILGVFLTCGPQRVSSNQSSVHEYPDCRDGGSEASLLVSPLVVAGIVIGLVLFLSCVTIIVGSLRKDSRLRNPHLRASYAPDGFSYGGSIGELRSTCVEEYPPAFDFDSYVETLSQVNVMYPDSPPHYDECVGPGATQIYVPTDDPPPYSLTDPCQRGHQQATYTSLEMEEPSTGAGASWVSASSAAASHYPIGLHELRQQPISSISQSAFPLEEAPPYEVVVSRQNQPIPLMPMDLLKHPSEDSHSPQRALAVAHRIL
- the LOC124035863 gene encoding protein BEAN1-like isoform X4, with amino-acid sequence MLMKLICSVSSNQSSVHEYPDCRDGGSEASLLVSPLVVAGIVIGLVLFLSCVTIIVGSLRKDSRLRNPHLRASYAPDGFSYGGSIGELRSTCVEEYPPAFDFDSYVETLSQVNVMYPDSPPHYDECVGPGATQIYVPTDDPPPYSLTDPCQRGHQQATYTSLEMEEPSTGAGASWVSASSAAASHYPIGLHELRQQPISSISQSAFPLEEAPPYEVVVSRQNQPIPLMPMDLLKHPSEDSHSPQRALAVAHRIL